In the genome of Achromobacter sp. MFA1 R4, the window CGCCAACTGCTGGGGCCCGTCTACGGCCGCCTGCAAGCCGAATACCTCAAGCCGCTGATCCAGCGCTGCTTCGGCCTGGCCTTCCGCGCCGGCCTGTTCGATACGCCGCCCGAGTCCCTGGGTGGCCGCACCTACACGATCACCTACATGTCGCCCATGGCCAAGAGCCAGAAGCTGGAAGAGGTGAGCGCGACGGAAAGCACCCTGGCATCGGTCGCCGCCGTAGCCGAGGCAAAGCAGGACCCGTCCGTCTGGGACAACATCAATTCCGACGAGGCCGTGCGCGTCATCGTGGAAGGCCGCGGCGCTCCGGCCAAGATCGGCAACACCGCCGAGGAAGTAGCGGCCATCCGCCAGCGCCGCGCCGAACAGCAGGCCGCAGAGCAGCAGCAGGCCCAGCAGCAACAGATTGCCCAGGTGGCCGGCGAGGCTGCTGCAACCCGCATGGCCGAGGCAGCATGAGCGAAATCACCCCCGCCCTCTACAAGGCGATCTTCGAAGACGACCGGCGCGGTGCCGCCATCCTGGAAGACCTGATCCAGCGATTCGCGCGGCCCGCCGTCACCACGGGCGGCATCGACGCCATCCTGAAGACCTACCAGCGCGACGGTATGCGCAGCGTGGTCGAGCACATCACGAACCAGATCAACCGGGCTAACGGCGTCCCGGACCCGAACGCCGACCAAGGAGAGTGACCAATGTGGAAAAAGCGCTTCCCCCTCATGAACGAAGCGGGCGCCGCGGACGCTGGTGGCAGCGGTGGTGGCGATCCCGGGGCCGGTGGCTCCGCCGTCAATGACCAGCCCCCCGTCGGCGATGCAGCCCCCGCCAGCACCACCCCGCCGGCCGAAGCCGCACCTGCAGCGCAACCGACGAACCTGCTGAAGCAGGGCGTTGAAGAACCCGCGGCCACCGAATTCATCCCCGAGAAATACCGCGTCACGAAGGAAGACGGCACGCTGGATATCGAGGCTTCCGCCCGCAAGCTGGCCGAGGCCCATGGCAGCCTGGAAAAGCGACTGGGCAGCGGCGATGCGCCGCCCAAGGCCCACACCGATTACGCGATCACGCCGCCCGATGACTTCAAGGACATCGACTTCACCGACGACGCGGAGATGCAGGAGTTCTTGAGCGAAGCCCACAAGGCCGGGTACAGCCAGAAGCAGATCGACGTCGCGCTGGCCAGCTACTTCAAGATGGCCCCGTTGCTGGCTGGCGCTGGCGCTGAAGCCACCGCCGAAGCCGCTGAAACGGCGCTCAAGCAGGTCTGGACCACCGACGCCGACTTCAAGCGCAATGCCGGCCTGGCGCACGTCGCCACCGCCGCGGCCGCTGAGAAAGCCGGAATCTCGATGGACCAGGCTTACGCCGAGCTGGGCAACAACCCGACCTTCCTGCGCTTGATGGCGGCCCTGGGTCCCGAGTTCCAGGAAGACAGCACGCCTGGCGCGGCCAGCTTCAAGGCGGTCACGGAAGACGACATCCGCACCATGGAAATGTCCGAGGCCTACCGCGATCCGAAGCACAAGGACCATGAGCGCGTCAGCGCCACGGTCAAGAAGTTCTACGACCGACGCTACGGCACCGAAGCCGCCGCGTAGTACACCCCTCAAAAAGTCGGGATTCCGACACCCCCCCAGCGCGACCATTGCGGGCAATTCACCGGCCCGCACTGGCGCGCGGATACCCGGAAATAGCCCTCCCAGTGGTGCGGTAGCCGGTACCAGTGGGCGAACTCCGGGCCCGTTCGCGGACACCCCGCAAGGCGAATAGAGCAGATCAATTCACCTTCGGAGCAATCCATGTCGAACACCATCACCCAAGCATTCGTCAAGCAGTGGGACACCTCGATCCGGCTGCAATCCCAGCAGAAGACCAGCCGCATTGCCGGCAACGTCTTCGACCGCGGCTCGATCACCGGCGAGTCCTTCACGGCCAACCGACTGGCGCCGCTGGAAGACACCCCCGAGAACACCGTGCGCCATGGCGACACCACCTGGTCGGAAGCCGAGCATTCGACCCGCGTGGCCATCATGCGTGACTTCTACCAGGCGCTGCCGGTCGACCGCAACGACGAGCCCAAGCTGTTGGCCAACCCGCTGAGCGGCAGCTACAACGAATCGCTGCAGGCCGCCCACAACCGCCGCAAGGACAGCATCACGTTCGACGCGCTGCTGGGCAACTCGCAGACCAAGGATGGCGCCCTGATCGCGCTGCCTTCCTCGCAGATCATCACGGCCAGCGCCACCGGCTTCACCAAGGCCAAGCTGATCGCAGCCCGCAAGATGTTCCGCAAGAACGAGGCCGACGAGCACAACGGCGAAGAGCTGCACATCGCCTACAACGCCGACATGCTGGAAGACATCCTTTCGGACACCACGCTGACCAGCGCGGACTTCCTGGCCGTGAAGATGCTGCAGGACGGCGACGTGTCGGGCAAGTGGATGGGCTTCAAGTGGGAGCCCTACGAGCGCCTCAAGATCAACGGCAGCACCGCGACGACCGCCGCCTGGGCCAAGTCGGCTGTGCACTTCGGCACCGGCTTTGTCGAGGGCAAGGCATCCCGCCGCGCCGACAAGAAGGACCTGATGCAGGTGTCCATGGCCGCATCCCACGGCGCTGTCCGCGTCTGGGAAATCGGCGTCGTGGCCATCGAATTCACCTTCTAAGCCCCGACACCTCTTTCAAGACTTCAGGAGAACACCATGGCAGAAGTTAACAGCGTGCAGGGCGCCAAGATCGTCGCGGGTCAGAAGTTGCTGCCCGCCGAATCCCACGGCCGCCAGCGCATTCTGATCGCAACGCTTCCGGCGACGCATGCCGCGTATGCGATCAACGACACCATCTTCCTGGGCCGCGTGCCCGCCAACACGCGCTTTCTGACCGGCGCGGTGATCAGCGTGGGTGGTGCCGGCACGGCCAGCTCCACGGTGGATATCGGCACGCGCAATACGGTCACCCAGGCGGTCGTCGACGCTGACGGCATCGCCGTTGGCGTGGATATCTCGGCAGCGGGGAAGATCGCCGCCGATACCGGGGCCCTCATCGCCGCCGCTGCTGACGCGCTGACGGCGACCGAAGTGGACGTCTACGCCACGGTCAAGGGCGCTGTGCTGGCCGCCAACCAGCAGATGCGCTTCGAGATCCCCTACGTCACGGACTGATCACACGGTTGGTCATCTCCCCTGGCATCCAGGTGGAATTCGCCGGGGGCTCGTCCCCCGGTTTTTTGTTTCAGGTGCCCGAAAATGTCGTCAGCCAATCCCGTTTCCATCTGCTCCAACGCGCTGCTGCGCCTGGGCGGCAAGGCAATCGCCAGCTTCGAAGAACCCAGCACGCAGGCCGGGCAGTGCGCCAATCTGTGGCCGACCGTGCGCAACAAGCTTCTGCGGGCCTACCCGTGGAATTGCGCTACCAAGCGCGTGATCCTGGCGCCGATGGAAGCGGCGCCAGCCTTCGACTTCCAGTATCAATTCCAGTTGCCGAGCGACTGGCTGCGCACGCTGCAGGTCGGGAAGAAGGATTGCCCGATCCCGTTCCGACAGGAAGGCCGGCGCATCCTGGCCAACGTCACGCAGTTGCCGCTGGTCTATATCTGGCTGAACGACAACCCAGGCACCTGGGACGACGCCCTGGTTGACGTCGCCGAGCTCAAGATGATGGCGGTTCTGGCCTACCCGGTCACCGCGTCGACGACCCTGCGCGATACCTGCTTCCAGGAAGCGGCGATGGCCGAGAAGATGGCCAAGGCCGTTGACGGACAAGACGAGCCTCCCGAGGTGCTGGGCGGGTCTGATCTGATCGAGGCACGATTCGGCGGGAGGTGGTAATGCCCCGTCTCGATTCCATCCAGACCAATTTCACGGCGGGCGAAATCTCGCCGAAGGTGCGCGGCCGCACCGATATCGCGCGGTACCAGAACGGTGCCGAGGCCATGGACAACATGGTGGTCGACATTTACGGTGGCGCGGCGCGCGCCCCGGGAACGGAGTATGTGGCGCCGAACGCATCCTCGGTGAACCCCAGCCGGCTCATCCCCTTCGTGCTGAACCGCGACACGGCGTATCACCTGGAGTTCGGATTCGGCGTCATGCGGGTATTCAAGGCGGGCGCCGGCCAGGTTCTTTCCGCTGGCGTGCCGTACGAGATCGGCACACCATACACGGCGGAGCAGGTCGCCGACTTGCGCTGGGCTCAGGCTCCCAATGCCATGTTCTTCGCCCACCCGGCGTTCCCGATGCAGATGCTGCGCCGCCTGGCCGACGATAGCTGGGTGCTGTCTGCGGTGCCGTTCACCGTCCTGCCGTTCGCTGAGACCGGCGCCCGGTTCAATACGGCCCTGACGCTGAGCGCTGCCACGGTGGGCACCGGCCGCACCATCACGGCTGGCAGCGCCGCGTTCATGGCATCGGACGTCGGGCGCCGGATCACCTACGAAACGGGCATTGCCATCATCACCGCATTCGGATCGTCCACCAGCGTGACGGCCGAGATCACTTCCCAGTTTCCCAGCACGAGCCTTCCCGCCCTCCAGTGGGTGTTGGAGGACTCGCCGCAAACGACGTGCACGCCCAGCGTGAAGGGAACCGTTGGACTGGCGATCACCCTGACGCTGACCGCCGACGGCTGGCGCGCCGAAGACGTCGGCAAGTACGTGGGGATCAACCGCGGGCTGGTGCTGATCACGGGCGTTTCCAGCGCCACCGTGGCGACAGGCGTGGTCAAGGCCGACATGGATGCCGACACGGCGGCCGAGGCCAGCGCCTGGACGCTGCAGGGCCCGGTCTGGGGCGCCAATGAGGGCTACCCGACGGCGGTCACGATCAACCAGCAGCGCCTAGTCGCCGCCGGCACGACGCGCTACCCGAATGGGGTATGGGGCAGCCGGAGCGGCGAATACTTCGATTTCAGCCAGGGCGTCAACGATGCCGACGGCTTCTTCTACGCACTGGACGGCGAGAGCAACGGTATCGAGCATCTGGCATCCGTGCGCGCGCTGATAGCCCTGACGCCCGGGACCGAATGGACGATGGTCGGCGGCGTGGAAAAGCCGCTGACGCCGACGAACGTGAACGCCAAGGACCAGACGGTGTATGGCTGCAGCAACCCGCGCCCGGTGCGCGTGGGCGACGAGCTGCTGTTTGTGCAGCGCGCCGGGCGCAAGGTTCGGGCCATGAGCTACCAGGCAGCGTCTGACGCATACAGCGCGCCGAACCTGACGACGCTGGCCGAGCACATCACGGAATCCGGCGTGGTCGAGATGGCCTATCAGCAGGAGCCGGGCTCGGTCCTGTGGTGCGTGCTGGCCAATGGAAAGCTGGCAGCCATGACCATCGACCGGGACGAGGGCGTGATCGCCTGGACGCCGCACGATACCGATGGCTTCTACGAGTCGATATCGGCCGCGCCGGCCGGATCCACCGATGAGGTGCTGGTGGTGGTGCGCCGCGTTATCGACGGGAATACGGTGCGCTACGTCGAGCGTCTGAACCCTTCCTACATGGTGCACAGCGGCATCGTGGGCACGAACCCCTCCGGCGCGCAGGTCTGGGGCGGCCTTGACCACCTGGAGGGGAAGCAGGTGGATGTGCTGGCGGACGGTTCCCCCCAGGGAATGATCCCTGTCGTGGCCGGGCAGATCACCTTGCCGCGGCTCGCCAATTCCATCCAGGCGGGGCTGCGCGTGCGCCCGCGCGTGAAGCTGCTGCGCCCCGAGGTGCAGACCCAGACGGGCACCGCGCAGAACAGCCAGATGCGCGCGCACAAGCTAAACGTTCTGGTGCTGAACACCATCGGCGCCACCATCAACGGCAAAGAAATCCAGTTCCGCCAGTTCGGCGCGAACATCCTGGACAAGCCGCCCGAGCCTTTCTCCGGATGGAAAGGCGTCGCCGAAACCGGATGGCAGGAAGGTGAGATGGAAGTCGAGATCACCCAGGAGCAGCCCCTACCTTTTCACGTACTGGCCATCGTGCGCCACTGGACGACCAACTCATGATCAGACACGCAACCCTTGCGGACGTCGAGCGCCTGGCCGAGCTGGCGCGCGACATGCACGCCGAATCCCGCTTCCGGGAATTGAATTTCAACCTGGACAAGGTGGTGGTGCTGTTCGCCGGCCTAGTCGAACAGGAGAACGGTTGCATGCTGGCGGTCGAGGTCGGCGGCGAGCTGGTGGGGTTTCTGGCCGGCGGCATCGGCGAGGACTACTTCGGCGACGACCGGTTCTCGTTCGAATACGGCGTCTATGTGGCGCCGGCTTACCGCGGCTCGATGGCCGGGCCGCGACTGGTGGCTGAATTCCTGGAATGGTCCGACGAACGCGGCGCCCGCTACAAGAATATGGCGATCACCACCGACATCACCACCGACCGCACCGGCGCGCTGTATGAGCGCTTCGGCGGTACGAACGTGGGCAATCTCTATTCTTGGGGGCTGTAATGGCTTGGGCACCTTTGGTACTGGCCGCCGTGGGCGGTGTGATGCAAGCGAAAGGGCAGATGGATGCAGGGCGGTCGCAGCAGGAGGCCGCCAACTTCAATGCCGAGCAGGACGAGATTGAGGCTGCGCAGACGCGGCAGGCATATCGGGAGCAGGCCGAGAAGATCCGGCGCATCGGGCGCGCGCAGGCGTCGGAAGCGAGGGCCGCGTATTCCGCCTCGGGCGTTTCGATCGGATCCGGCACCCCGGTCCTGATCAATGAGCAGATCCAGAACGACACCGAGTCGGACGCCTACAACACGATCCTGACCGGAAACCGGCGCGCTGATGCGCTGGAAGCACAGGCCGCCATCTCCCGCCGGACTGGATCGTCGATGGCGACGGCGGGCCAGCGCGGGGCAACCGGCAGCCTCCTTAGCACGGCGGGCAGCACCTATTCAGCCTGGAAGAAGAACCAATGAAGATCCCCACTGGAAATCTTGGCAACGTGGTGGCCCAGCCCGGCCAGGCCATCAACGCGCCGGCGGCGGCATTCGGCGCGGCTGAAGCGCAGGCGGCGGTTCAAACGGGGCAGGCACTTACCGGCCTCGGCAACCAGATCGCCGACACCCAGAACGAGCTGAACCGTGTGAAGGCCATCCGCACCATGGCCGAGGCCAAGAACGGCCTCTACAACCTGGAAGACGAGCTGACGCGGGGCATTGCTGACGGTACGGTCCCGGCGGCCGAAGCGTCGGCGCGCTGGCAGGAGCTGGCGCCCAAGCAGTTGGAGCAGAGCCTGAAGGGGATCAGCGGATCGCACCGCGCCGTCGTGGATGCCCAACTGGCGGAAACCACGGCTTCGCTGGGGCGGCGGGTGGGCGATGCGGTGGTGAGGCGCAACCAGCAGGACATCGGCGGCGAGCTGGTGGCCCTGGGCGGCCAACTTGAGCGCGAGGCCGTACGGGACCGGGCGGGCGCGAACGCCAAATATGAGCAGACCGTCCGCGCCATGGGCCCGCAAGCCGGGATGACGCCCGCGCAGATCGAAAAGGACGTGCTGCGCTTCAAGGAAAACTCGGCCAACACCGTTGCTTTCGAGCTGGTGAACGGGGCCAGGAACAACGGCGCAGCGCTCAATGAAGTGGAACGCCGGCTGACGTCGGACGAATTCAACGACCTTGATCCGCAGCGCCGCGCGGTGCTGCTGAACACCACGGCCGGGTACAAGGCGGCGCTCGAGCAGCGCGCGGTGGCCGCGGCGCAGCGGGCGGAGATCAATGCCGCCAAGCGCGAGCGCCAGGCCGCTGGGATCTTCGCCCAGGTGCAGCAATTGACCACGCAGGGGAAAAAGATTGATCCGGGGTTTGCGGCAGATGCTGCTGAGGCGGTCCGGGGAACCCCCTACGAGCCCGCGCTTGCCTCTGCCCTGGAACAAGCCCCGGCCGGCACGGCATTCGCCATGCAGCCGCTGTCCGATCAACGCGAGATGCTGGACGGGCTGCTGGCCGAAGGCAACCGCGTCGGCTGGACCCCCACGCGCCAGGAGTTCTACGACAAGGCGCAAAAGTCCTACGAGGCGTCCCAGCGCGAGTACAAAGAGGACCCGCTGCGCGCCGCGGTCGACCGGAACGTGCTGCCCGAGCTGGCGCCGCTGGACATGAGCGGCGGCATCGCCGGGATCACGCAGGGAGTGCAGGAGCGGCTTCAGCAGGCCCAGCAGGTCGAGGTTGTCGCTGGGCGCCCGGTGTCGCCGTTCACGTCGGACGAGGCAATGCAGGTCGCCAGCGTGTTCAATGCGCTGCCGCCCGACCAGCGCGCCACCAGCATCGCGGCCCTGTCCAAGGCGGTAGGCACGCGCACGATGTCTGCCATTGCTGCGCAACTGGACAGCAAGGACCGCACCCTGGCCCTGGCGGCCGCGCTGGGCGACCAGCAGCGCCCGAATGGCGGACTGGTTTCGGAACAGGTGCTGCGCGGCGAGCAGGCCATCAAGGACAAGCGCATTGCCGAGGCGGACGTGAGCCGCTGGCGTTCGGAAATTGCTGCGGAGGTCCGGGGCGTCTTCGCCACGCCGGAGATGGAGAACGCCGTGATCGACTCGGCCGTGCGCGTCCGGGCTGATGCAGATGTGCGCCGCGAGGGCCGAAGCATCCGCAGCGCCATCGAAACCGTGGCCGGCGGCATTGTCGACTTCAACGGCGGCAAGATCCCGCTTCCCCTGGGCATGACCGAAAGCCAGTTCGAACGCGGGCTGGTGGCGCTGACCCCGGACAGCTTCACCGACCAGGCGCCGGACGGCAATGTCTTTGTCGCAGGCAAGGCGGTGCCCGTGGACGAATTCGTCAAGGGTCTGCCCAACGCGGTACTGCGCCACGCCGGCCAGGGCCGCTACACCGTGTCGTCCGGTACGGGCGTCGTGCTGAATCAGGCCGGCCAGCCGGTCATCGTGAGGGTGAGCAATGGCACTCGATGATGCCTACCAGGGCGAGATAAACGAAGCGCTGCGCAACCGCGCGCAGCTCGCGCCGATAGCGCCAGGCCCCGAGCGGGGCTTTAGCTTTTGGGGCATGGCGAAGGCGCCATTCACCGGCGCGGCGGCCGGCGCCGTAGAGGCCGGCGCCTTCCTGTCCGACACTGTGGGTGCGTTCGGCTCGGCCATGGCGTCCACGGGCACCACGGGCGTTCTTCCGTTTGCCGAGACGGAAGAACAGCGCATCTGGCGCGAGCAGGGGGCCGGTGCGGCGCGCAAGGCGCTGGACGAGGGTACGGCTTTCAGCAGCGACACTGGCGACACCTTGCGCGATGCGAGCCGCTGGCTCGGCCCGAACCCGCAGACCGCCAGCACCGCCGAACAGATGATGTTCGGCTTTGCCAAGACCATCACCAAGGCGGTCGGCTACACGGTGGCCACCGGAAACCCGCTGACCGGGGCGATGCTGACCGGCGCGGATGAAGGCGTGACCGCTTCGGACGAACTGCGTCGACAGGGTGTCGACCTTGCCACCCGCGCGAGCGTGGGCGCCGTCACCGGCGTGACCACCGGCGTGGGTGTCGCGCTTCCCGTGGCAGGCAAGACGCTGGCGGGCACGCTGGGCTA includes:
- a CDS encoding GNAT family N-acetyltransferase, yielding MIRHATLADVERLAELARDMHAESRFRELNFNLDKVVVLFAGLVEQENGCMLAVEVGGELVGFLAGGIGEDYFGDDRFSFEYGVYVAPAYRGSMAGPRLVAEFLEWSDERGARYKNMAITTDITTDRTGALYERFGGTNVGNLYSWGL
- a CDS encoding phage capsid protein — its product is MSNTITQAFVKQWDTSIRLQSQQKTSRIAGNVFDRGSITGESFTANRLAPLEDTPENTVRHGDTTWSEAEHSTRVAIMRDFYQALPVDRNDEPKLLANPLSGSYNESLQAAHNRRKDSITFDALLGNSQTKDGALIALPSSQIITASATGFTKAKLIAARKMFRKNEADEHNGEELHIAYNADMLEDILSDTTLTSADFLAVKMLQDGDVSGKWMGFKWEPYERLKINGSTATTAAWAKSAVHFGTGFVEGKASRRADKKDLMQVSMAASHGAVRVWEIGVVAIEFTF